The following proteins are encoded in a genomic region of Chelmon rostratus isolate fCheRos1 chromosome 3, fCheRos1.pri, whole genome shotgun sequence:
- the chtf18 gene encoding chromosome transmission fidelity protein 18 homolog, which produces MDEYDELFEIQDDFEDQYADELEVLAQMEENSPRPGRRQKQGPGDDISDVEHLLDDQPTTPKAKRQKQDAGVAKRLFNSLQTQESKAPSQSYDITPPSSPEQYEAPHTVRSTPAVLDISGFATIPETPRRPPTASLHVLRRPPLEGEYISVTDSSGSRVYLRQKEDTGPKVVDSRMAPNSQGSLGLLALPIGVLREQEAERRHREVVEESQRLTELLASGANDVFAEPESSEDKENDDPEDTEGQTSRLWVDRFSPRHYTELLSDDFTNRCLLKWLKLWDTVVFGRERKSRPARSDKQAPNYQNSSKPNQTNQNPNRFKTKIEITEELLEAELDQYKRPKMKVALLSGPPGLGKTTLAHVIAKHAGYNVVEINASDDRSAEVFQKRIDTATQMKSVLGANERPNCLIIDEIDGAPAAAINILLATLNRKDGHGGEAGTETAKKKKKKESILLRPIICICNDLYVPALRPLRQQAFLLTFPQTQPSRLVQRLSEISLRQGMKADTGTLMSLCEKTDNDIRSCINTLQFLHGRGHKQVDVRTIQSVSVGQKDQNKGLFHLWQEIFQLQRTKRKRIGEGFEEAPGSGSGTQRFQHILHLASSSGEYEKVSQGLYDNYLSMRVRDPNLQSVGEALDWLSFSDRLNQVMLHGQNFSLMRYLPFLSITFHFLFAHTHVPRISYPHSQHEASSRLLSSKNALSTMLADIPACIRTRISQLSLTLDMLTLLLDIICPKLRPVNPQLFSSREKEQMRDLIDTMLSYNLSYRQDRTPEGQYTYVLEPRVEEVVRYPGLPPRRQLTYQAKQTISREMEQEKMRRAEQLMLQRNPAVKQEEKKSAGPKPTRNHQQRLENIVKQTTVETRPEVDFFGRAVAPKPQRPQLSSDSGERCEVLSMGTAVGNSDVWFRFNEGMSNAVRRNVYIRELL; this is translated from the exons AGAACTCTCCCAGACCAGGCAGACGTCAGAAGCAGGGTCCAGGAGACGACATTTCTGACGTAGAGCACCTGCTGGATGATCAGCCCACCA CCCCAAAGGCGAAGCGGCAGAAGCAGGATGCAGGAGTGGCCAAGCGACTTTTCAACTCACTGCAGACTCAAGAGAGCAAAGCCCCGTCGCAGAGTTATGACATCACGCCGCCGTCCTCTCCAGAGCAGTATGAAGCCCCTCACACCGTCAG gtCTACTCCAGCCGTGTTGGATATCAGTGGCTTTGCTACAATCCCAGAGACACCCAGGCGACCTCCCACAGCATCACTGCATGTGCTGAGGCGGCCTCCTTTAGAGGGAGAGTACATCAGTGTGACAGACTCATCGGGGAGTCGGGTCTAcctcagacagaaagaagacaCAGGGCCAAAG GTAGTGGACTCCAGAATGGCACCAAACTCCCAGGGTTCACTGGGGCTGCTGGCACTGCCAATAGGTGTGTTGAGAGaacaagaggcagagagg CGTCACCGAGAGGTTGTGGAAGAATCTCAGCGTCTTACAGAACTGCTGGCCAG CGGCGCGAATGATGTGTTCGCTGAGCCCGAAAGCAGTGAAGATAAAGAGAACGATGATCCTGAAGACACAGAGGGACAAACCTCTCGACTCTGGGTGGACAGATTCTCTCCCCGACACTACACAGAGCTTCTCAGTGACGAT TTTACCAACCGCTGTCTGCTCAAGTGGTTGAAACTCTGGGACACTGTTGTGTtcgggagagagaggaagtccCGCCCTGCTCGGTCTGACAAACAGGCTCCTAACTACCAGAACTCGTCTAAACCCAATCAAACCAATCAGAATCCAAATCGCTTCAAGACCAAGATTGAGATCACTGAGGAGCTTCTGGAAGCTGAACTGGACCAGTACAAACGACCCAAAATGAAG GTGGCATTGTTGTCTGGTCCTCCAGGTTTGGGAAAGACAACTCTGGCTCATGTCATAGCAAAGCATGCTGGGTACAATGTGGTGGAAATCAATGCCAG TGATGATCGCAGTGCAGAAGTGTTCCAGAAACGCATCGACACCGCGACACAGATGAAGTCAGTTTTAGGAGCCAACGAGAGGCCGAACTGCCTAATTATTGATGAGATCGATGGGGCACCTGCG GCTGCAATCAACATCCTGTTGGCGACTCTGAACAGGAAAGACGGACACGGCGGGGAGGCTGGTACAGAGAcggcaaagaagaaaaagaagaaggagtcCATCCTGCTTCGACCAATCATCTGCATCTGTAACGACCT CTATGTTCCAGCTCTCAGACCTCTCAGGCAGCAGGCCTTCCTCTTGACTTTCCCCCAGACTCAGCCTTCCCGCCTTGTACAGAGACTGTCAgag ATCTCGCTCCGGCAGGGGATGAAGGCAGACACGGGCACTCTGATGTCACTCTGTGAGAAGACTGACAACGACATCAGGTCTTGCATCAACACACTGCAG TTCCTCCACGGTCGCGGTCACAAGCAGGTGGACGTCAGGACCATCCAGAGTGTCTCTGTGGGGCAGAAGGACCAGAACAAAGGCTTGTTCCATCTGTGGCAGGAGATCTTCCAGTTACAGCGTACAAAACG GAAGCGTATTGGTGAGGGGTTTGAGGAGGCACCAGGTTCAGGAAGTGGAACTCAGAGGTTTCAGCACATTCTACACTTGGCTTCATCGAGTGGAGAGTATGAAAAGGTTTCTCAG GGACTGTATGATAATTATCTGTCCATGCGTGTGAGAGACCCCAACCTGCAGAGTGTGGGTGAGGCTCTGGATTGGCTGTCGTTCTCAGACAGGCTGAACCAAGTGATGCTGCACGGTCAGAACTTCTCCCTGATGAGATACCTGCCCTTCCTGTCCATCacattccacttcctgtttgcccACACACACGTGCCCCGCATCAGCTATCCCCACAGCCAGCACGAG GCCTCCTCCCGGCTCCTCAGCAGCAAGAACGCTTTGTCCACCATGTTGGCTgacatcccagcatgcatcagAACGAGGATCAGCCAGCTCAGCCTGACCCTTGATATGCTGACACTGCTCCTCGACATCATCTGTCCCAAACTACGACCT GTGAATCCGcagctgttcagcagcagagagaaggagcagaTGCGTGATCTGATCGACACCATGCTGTCATACAACCTCTCATACAGACAGGACCGCACGCCTGAGGGACAGTACACATACGTACTGGAGCC gcgTGTTGAGGAGGTAGTGAGGTATCCAGGCCTGCCTCCGCGCCGCCAGCTGACCTATCAGGCCAAACAAACCATCAGCAGGGAGATGGAGCAAGAGAAGATGAGGAGAGCCGAGCAACTGATGCTGCAACGAAACCCTGCAGTG aaacaggaagaaaaaaagagcgcCGGTCCTAAACCAACCAGGAACCATCAGCAGAGGCTGGAGAACATTGTCAAACAGACCACAGTGGAGACCAGG ccgGAGGTGGATTTCTTTGGTCGAGCGGTTGCCCCCAAACCTCAGAGACCGCAGCTGTCCTCAGACTCAG